Proteins from a single region of Nitrososphaerota archaeon:
- a CDS encoding Zn-ribbon domain-containing OB-fold protein: protein MAIQHWRVRDRYYRLIGSRCTGCGAECFPPVYRCRKCGSEEIEDKEMPKSGKIVTYTQLHEPLPGFEAQAPFYLAVVELDNGAKILTQLVDSPDESVKTGAKVVATVRRAMVDGDSGQITYGYKFRVT from the coding sequence TTGGCGATACAGCACTGGAGGGTGAGGGACCGCTACTATCGGCTCATCGGGAGCAGGTGCACCGGATGCGGGGCGGAGTGCTTCCCTCCCGTCTACAGGTGCAGGAAGTGCGGGTCGGAAGAGATAGAGGACAAGGAGATGCCCAAGAGCGGCAAGATCGTCACCTACACCCAGCTCCACGAGCCCCTCCCGGGGTTCGAAGCGCAGGCCCCCTTCTACCTCGCGGTGGTGGAGCTCGACAACGGGGCAAAGATACTCACCCAGCTGGTCGACTCCCCGGACGAGTCGGTCAAGACGGGGGCGAAAGTCGTCGCGACGGTCCGCAGGGCGATGGTCGACGGAGACTCCGGGCAGATCACGTACGGCTACAAATTCAGAGTGACATAG
- a CDS encoding GNAT family N-acetyltransferase, whose product METAPPKYETRELTKETWPDFQALFRRKGEWGVCWCVYYQKERSPPQAERESLTLEQRAERNRREKRKLVSDGRAHGILVYDHGRPVGWCQYGPKEEAPRIDRGRKYRKLDLRAGPGKLWRITCFSVDRAYRNRGVASAALDAAVSSIQKKGGGTVEAYPVTNRGALAAWFGSTSMFEKRGFRVVAPFGKSNVLMRRELRG is encoded by the coding sequence GTGGAGACGGCCCCGCCCAAGTACGAGACCAGAGAGCTCACGAAGGAGACGTGGCCGGACTTTCAGGCCCTCTTCAGGCGCAAGGGGGAGTGGGGGGTCTGCTGGTGCGTCTACTACCAGAAGGAGAGGTCGCCTCCGCAAGCCGAACGTGAGAGCCTCACCCTGGAGCAGAGGGCCGAACGGAACAGGAGGGAGAAGCGGAAGCTGGTCTCGGACGGGAGGGCCCACGGGATACTCGTCTACGACCACGGCAGGCCTGTGGGGTGGTGCCAGTACGGCCCCAAGGAGGAGGCGCCCCGGATCGACAGGGGGAGGAAGTACCGCAAGCTGGACCTCAGGGCCGGCCCGGGAAAGCTCTGGAGGATAACATGCTTCTCGGTCGACAGGGCGTACCGGAACAGAGGGGTGGCGTCAGCCGCCCTCGACGCCGCGGTCAGCTCCATACAGAAGAAGGGAGGAGGGACGGTAGAAGCGTACCCTGTGACCAACAGGGGCGCGCTGGCAGCCTGGTTCGGGAGCACGTCCATGTTCGAGAAGCGGGGGTTCAGGGTGGTCGCCCCCTTCGGGAAGAGCAACGTGCTCATGCGAAGAGAGCTGCGCGGCTGA